From one Terriglobales bacterium genomic stretch:
- a CDS encoding cation:proton antiporter, whose protein sequence is MPHGGESLLLELFLIFVSAKLLGEIFERLSLPAVLGEMLAGVLLGPGLLKVVSPSETTVSLAALGAIFLLFTVGLEIHPKELTGVGRTALAVAAAGVTVPFVLGFGFMSLRGSSSPEALFVAAAMVATSVGITARVLRDLQALETRAARVILGAAVFDDILGMLALAVVVSRAQAGPGQWVQLGALAAVSLAFALFMLFVAPRVVRRMQPRVEGLSLRDAPLIVALGLCLGLSAAAEEIGMAAIIGAFFAGLAFAELSPEWNLQPRANALNEFLAPFFFFTLGAQLDLHVFSGRVLVTAVVLSLLAIAAKVVGCGLPVLGQGRSEALRVGVGMTPRGEVGMIVAAVGLSLKTISQEAYAVVLFMTAVTTLVAPPWLRYLFRKDARAG, encoded by the coding sequence ATGCCCCACGGCGGCGAATCTCTCCTGCTGGAGCTCTTCCTCATCTTCGTCTCGGCGAAGCTGCTGGGGGAGATCTTCGAGCGTCTCTCGCTCCCCGCCGTACTGGGAGAGATGCTGGCCGGAGTGCTGCTCGGCCCGGGTCTGCTGAAGGTCGTGAGCCCCAGCGAGACCACGGTCTCCCTGGCCGCGCTGGGCGCGATTTTTCTGCTCTTCACCGTCGGCCTGGAAATCCATCCCAAGGAGCTGACCGGCGTGGGACGGACAGCGCTGGCCGTGGCCGCAGCGGGCGTGACCGTCCCCTTCGTGCTTGGCTTCGGATTCATGAGCCTGCGCGGCTCCTCCAGCCCGGAAGCGCTGTTCGTAGCTGCGGCCATGGTGGCCACCAGCGTGGGCATCACCGCGCGCGTGCTGCGCGACTTGCAGGCGTTGGAGACGCGCGCCGCCCGCGTCATCCTGGGTGCCGCCGTCTTTGATGACATCCTGGGAATGCTGGCGCTGGCGGTGGTCGTGAGCCGCGCCCAGGCCGGCCCGGGCCAGTGGGTACAACTGGGCGCGCTGGCGGCGGTGTCCCTGGCCTTCGCCCTGTTCATGCTCTTTGTGGCGCCGCGCGTGGTCCGCCGCATGCAGCCGCGGGTGGAAGGCCTGTCGCTGCGCGACGCACCGCTCATCGTCGCCCTCGGCCTTTGCCTGGGCCTCTCGGCGGCGGCGGAGGAGATCGGCATGGCGGCCATCATCGGCGCCTTCTTCGCCGGCCTGGCCTTCGCCGAGCTCTCCCCGGAATGGAACCTGCAGCCGCGCGCCAACGCCCTCAACGAATTCCTGGCGCCCTTCTTCTTCTTCACCCTGGGAGCGCAACTCGACCTGCACGTCTTCTCCGGCCGCGTGCTGGTCACGGCCGTGGTCCTCTCGCTGCTGGCCATCGCCGCCAAGGTGGTGGGATGCGGCCTTCCCGTCCTCGGCCAGGGACGCAGCGAAGCCCTGCGCGTAGGCGTGGGCATGACCCCGCGCGGCGAGGTGGGAATGATCGTCGCCGCCGTCGGCCTCAGCCTGAAAACCATCTCTCAGGAAGCCTATGCAGTGGTGCTGTTTATGACCGCCGTCACCACGCTGGTGGCGCCGCCCTGGCTCCGCTACCTCTTTCGGAAGGACGCGCGCGCCGGGTAG
- the fabG gene encoding 3-oxoacyl-[acyl-carrier-protein] reductase: MPGIEGRIALVTGASQGIGRACALELARSGAAVAAAARSRDKLDALVAEITAAGGKAAAFPMDVAKEDDIKAGVKAAIAHFGKLDILVNNAGITRDQLVMRMKRADWDDVLSTNLTAAFLCTREVMGPMLKQRWGRIINITSIFGQMGQAGQANYAASKAGLVGLTMAVAREVASRNITVNAVAPGYIETAMTAGLSAELKETVLKMIPLGRAGSDSDVAHAVRFLASEEASYITGHVLNVNGGMLMG; the protein is encoded by the coding sequence ATGCCGGGAATAGAAGGCCGGATAGCGCTGGTGACGGGAGCCTCGCAGGGCATAGGGCGGGCCTGCGCGCTGGAGCTTGCCCGCAGCGGCGCGGCTGTTGCCGCTGCCGCCCGCAGCCGCGACAAGCTCGACGCCCTGGTGGCTGAGATCACCGCCGCCGGCGGCAAGGCTGCCGCCTTTCCCATGGACGTCGCCAAGGAAGATGACATCAAGGCCGGCGTGAAGGCGGCCATCGCGCACTTCGGCAAGCTCGACATCCTGGTGAACAACGCCGGCATCACCCGCGACCAACTGGTGATGCGCATGAAGCGCGCCGACTGGGACGACGTCCTCTCCACCAACCTCACCGCCGCCTTCCTGTGCACGCGCGAGGTGATGGGCCCCATGCTCAAGCAGCGCTGGGGACGCATCATCAACATCACCAGCATCTTCGGACAGATGGGCCAGGCGGGACAGGCGAACTACGCCGCCTCGAAGGCCGGCCTCGTCGGGCTGACCATGGCCGTGGCGCGCGAGGTGGCCTCGCGCAACATCACCGTCAACGCCGTGGCCCCGGGCTACATCGAGACCGCCATGACCGCCGGCCTCTCCGCGGAATTGAAGGAGACGGTGCTGAAGATGATCCCGCTGGGCCGCGCCGGCTCGGACTCGGACGTCGCCCACGCCGTCCGCTTCCTGGCCTCAGAAGAGGCGAGCTATATCACCGGACACGTGCTCAACGTGAACGGTGGCATGTTGATGGGCTAG
- a CDS encoding CRTAC1 family protein: MNRRSFLSGLAVLAAASQVGLEELLAAPAPQAPGLGFRLVDVTAKAGIQFRHNSGAYGGKLLPETLGSGCAFLDYDGDGWQDILLINGMDWAGHERQRSTLRLYRNNRNGTFTDVTRRAGLDVEMYGMGVAVGDYNNDGFPDLLITCLGQNRLFRNTGKGTFVDVTRAAGLEGRAGFSTSALWLDYDRDGLLDLFVCNYVKWSPEHDVFCSLDGKHKSYCTPEAYRGETCWLFRNRGNGTFEDVTAKSGIFDTSSKSLGVAMLPGTEGWPDLLVANDTQPNKLYRNQRNGTFKDVAVEEGVAFSAEGKARAGMGVDAADFDNSGVPGVAITNFDNEMIGLYRFFRNGAYEDVATPAGIGTASKTTLGFGCMFFDADLDGWLDLAVANGHIDETVRSIRGNVGYAQPPQLFLNGGAGKFRDVAGEAGGGFSQPKVGRGLACGDFDRDGDVDLLLTTNSGPAFLYRNDQLAGNRSIRFRLTGTQSNRDAIGAVVRIFYAGASQSRLVKGGSSYLSQSELPVTFGLGKRDRIERAVLQWPSGRVEEHKNLTAGRAYECVEGKGITPLSSF, translated from the coding sequence TGCTGGCGGCGCCCGCTCCGCAGGCGCCGGGGCTCGGTTTCCGCCTGGTGGATGTGACGGCCAAGGCCGGCATCCAGTTCCGCCACAATAGCGGCGCCTATGGCGGCAAGCTGCTGCCCGAGACACTGGGCTCGGGTTGCGCCTTCCTCGACTACGACGGCGACGGCTGGCAGGACATCCTGCTCATCAACGGCATGGACTGGGCAGGGCACGAGCGCCAGCGCAGCACATTGCGTCTCTATCGCAACAACCGCAACGGAACGTTCACCGACGTCACCCGCCGCGCCGGCCTCGACGTCGAGATGTACGGCATGGGCGTTGCGGTGGGCGACTACAACAACGACGGCTTCCCCGACCTGCTGATCACCTGCCTGGGGCAGAACCGATTGTTCAGGAATACTGGGAAGGGAACGTTCGTGGACGTGACGCGCGCCGCCGGGCTCGAGGGCCGCGCGGGCTTCAGCACCTCGGCGCTGTGGCTGGACTACGACCGCGACGGCCTGCTCGACCTGTTCGTGTGCAACTACGTGAAGTGGTCGCCGGAGCACGACGTCTTTTGCAGCCTAGACGGCAAGCACAAGTCCTATTGCACGCCCGAGGCCTACCGCGGCGAAACCTGTTGGCTCTTCCGCAATCGCGGCAACGGGACCTTCGAGGACGTCACCGCCAAGAGCGGCATCTTCGACACCAGCTCGAAGTCGCTGGGGGTGGCGATGCTTCCCGGAACCGAGGGCTGGCCCGACCTGCTGGTGGCCAACGACACCCAGCCCAACAAGCTCTATCGCAACCAGCGCAACGGGACATTCAAGGACGTGGCCGTCGAAGAAGGAGTCGCCTTCAGCGCCGAGGGAAAAGCGCGCGCTGGCATGGGAGTGGACGCCGCCGATTTCGACAACTCGGGCGTCCCGGGGGTGGCCATCACCAACTTCGACAACGAGATGATCGGGCTGTACCGCTTCTTTCGCAACGGCGCCTATGAGGACGTGGCGACGCCCGCCGGAATCGGGACGGCGTCCAAGACCACGCTGGGCTTTGGCTGCATGTTCTTCGACGCCGACCTGGACGGCTGGCTGGACCTGGCGGTGGCCAACGGCCACATTGACGAGACGGTGCGCAGCATCCGCGGCAACGTGGGCTATGCCCAGCCGCCGCAGCTCTTCCTGAACGGCGGCGCGGGGAAATTCCGCGACGTGGCCGGGGAAGCCGGTGGCGGCTTCAGCCAGCCCAAAGTCGGCCGCGGCCTGGCCTGCGGCGATTTCGACCGCGACGGCGATGTGGACCTACTGCTCACCACCAACAGCGGCCCCGCCTTCCTCTACCGCAACGACCAGCTCGCCGGGAACCGCAGCATCCGCTTCCGCTTGACCGGCACGCAGTCGAACCGCGACGCCATCGGCGCCGTGGTCCGCATCTTCTATGCGGGCGCCAGCCAGTCCCGCCTGGTGAAGGGCGGGTCCAGCTACCTCTCGCAGTCGGAGCTGCCCGTAACCTTCGGGCTGGGGAAGCGCGACCGCATCGAGCGCGCGGTGCTCCAGTGGCCGAGCGGCCGCGTCGAGGAGCACAAGAACCTGACGGCGGGTCGCGCCTATGAATGCGTGGAGGGGAAGGGGATCACTCCGCTGTCGAGCTTCTAA